One Mycobacteriales bacterium DNA segment encodes these proteins:
- a CDS encoding acyl-CoA dehydrogenase family protein, with the protein MRLAYTAEQEQLRKELRAYYRDLLDDDTRAALKESHGIGPAMRSVVKQMGADGWLGIGWPTEYGGQGRGPVDQFIFFDESMRAGAPVPMLTINSVAPTIMSFGSDEQKERFLPAILRGELHFCIGYSEPEAGTDLASLKTRAHLDGDDYVVQGSKLWTSLASDADYCWLAVRTGAEDSRHRGISILIADMKSPGITATPMSLLSDHNICTVAWDDVRVPAANLVLAQDKGWQLITNQLNHERVTLCSPGMAENVLHETIAWAKAERLPDGRRVIDQEWVRVNLARAWSGFEFLRLANWRVAAAEEDLPIADASTIKVFGTEHYLEVFRLCMEVIGERAALQEGSPGAVLGQRLEALYRSLLILTFGGGTNELQRDLIATFGLGMPMAKR; encoded by the coding sequence ATGAGACTCGCCTACACCGCCGAGCAGGAGCAGCTGCGCAAGGAGCTGCGCGCCTACTACCGCGACCTGCTCGACGACGACACCCGCGCCGCGCTGAAGGAGTCGCACGGCATCGGCCCGGCGATGCGGTCCGTCGTCAAGCAGATGGGGGCCGATGGCTGGCTCGGCATCGGCTGGCCCACGGAGTACGGCGGCCAGGGTCGCGGTCCGGTGGACCAGTTCATCTTCTTCGACGAGTCGATGCGGGCCGGTGCGCCGGTGCCGATGCTCACCATCAACTCGGTCGCGCCGACCATCATGAGCTTCGGCAGCGACGAGCAGAAGGAGCGCTTCCTGCCCGCCATCCTGCGGGGCGAGCTGCACTTCTGCATCGGCTACTCCGAGCCGGAGGCCGGCACCGACCTCGCGTCGCTGAAGACGCGCGCCCACTTGGACGGTGACGACTACGTCGTACAGGGGTCGAAGCTGTGGACCTCCCTGGCGAGCGACGCGGACTACTGCTGGCTCGCGGTGCGCACCGGAGCCGAGGACAGCCGCCACCGCGGCATCTCGATCCTCATCGCCGACATGAAGTCCCCAGGCATCACCGCGACGCCGATGTCGCTGCTGTCCGACCACAACATCTGCACCGTCGCGTGGGACGACGTGCGGGTCCCGGCGGCCAACCTCGTGCTCGCGCAGGACAAGGGCTGGCAGCTCATCACCAACCAGCTCAACCACGAGCGGGTCACGCTGTGCAGCCCCGGCATGGCCGAGAACGTCCTGCACGAGACGATCGCCTGGGCCAAGGCCGAGCGGCTGCCCGACGGCCGGCGCGTCATCGACCAGGAGTGGGTGCGGGTCAACCTCGCGCGCGCGTGGTCGGGCTTCGAGTTCCTGCGCCTCGCCAACTGGCGGGTGGCCGCCGCGGAAGAAGACCTGCCGATCGCGGACGCCTCCACCATCAAGGTCTTCGGCACCGAGCACTACCTCGAGGTCTTCCGCCTGTGCATGGAGGTCATCGGGGAGCGGGCCGCGCTGCAGGAGGGCTCGCCCGGCGCGGTGCTGGGCCAGCGGCTCGAGGCGCTCTACCGCAGCCTGCTGATCCTCACCTTCGGCGGCGGCACCAACGAGCTGCAGCGCGACCTGATCGCGACGTTCGGCCTCGGCATGCCGATGGCCAAGAGGTAG
- a CDS encoding acyl-CoA dehydrogenase family protein → MTLSDEQVAIRDLAAQVLAGREDRTTRERSAADPDGVDRALWASLASSGLLGTAVPEAHGGAGLGLLELCLLLEEVGRTAADVPALTLALGALPLARFGTPAQQEVLGQVVTGEAVVTAALSEPHGDPYTPATTAAATDGGWVLSGVKTAVVAGTYADVVLLPAALPDGTTAVFAVGRDRLAPQRQTSTTTAPLALIELDGLAVTADDLLGADAPGEVLPWLVERATVALCAVQSGVSDAALRLTATYVTDRQQFGRSIASFQAVTQRAGQGYVDSHAIRLTMLQAAWRLDNAMPAATQVAVAKHWAAEGGQRVAHTAQHLHGGVGVDRDYPLHRYFLLAKSLELSLGGATRSLVRLGDLLADDDTLVPA, encoded by the coding sequence ATGACGCTGTCCGACGAGCAGGTCGCGATCCGCGACCTCGCAGCGCAGGTCCTCGCCGGACGCGAGGACCGCACCACCCGGGAGCGCTCCGCTGCCGACCCCGATGGCGTGGATCGGGCCCTGTGGGCCTCGCTCGCGTCCTCCGGGCTGCTCGGCACCGCGGTGCCGGAGGCGCACGGCGGCGCGGGTCTAGGGCTGCTGGAGCTGTGCCTGCTGCTCGAGGAGGTCGGCCGGACCGCCGCTGACGTCCCCGCACTGACCCTCGCCCTCGGCGCGCTGCCGCTGGCCCGCTTCGGAACGCCGGCGCAGCAGGAGGTCCTGGGGCAGGTCGTCACCGGCGAGGCGGTCGTCACGGCCGCGCTCTCCGAGCCGCACGGCGACCCCTACACCCCCGCGACCACGGCCGCGGCCACGGACGGCGGCTGGGTGCTGTCCGGCGTCAAGACGGCCGTGGTCGCGGGCACCTACGCCGACGTGGTGCTGCTGCCGGCCGCGCTGCCCGACGGGACCACCGCGGTCTTTGCGGTCGGTCGCGACCGGCTCGCGCCGCAGCGGCAGACCTCGACGACCACGGCGCCGCTCGCGCTGATCGAGCTCGACGGGCTGGCCGTCACCGCCGACGACCTGCTGGGCGCCGACGCCCCCGGTGAGGTCCTGCCGTGGCTGGTCGAGCGCGCGACGGTGGCGCTGTGCGCGGTGCAGTCCGGCGTCTCGGACGCGGCGCTGCGGCTCACCGCCACCTACGTCACCGACCGCCAGCAGTTCGGGCGGTCGATCGCGTCGTTCCAGGCAGTGACGCAGCGCGCCGGCCAGGGCTACGTCGACTCCCACGCGATCCGGCTGACGATGCTGCAGGCCGCCTGGCGGCTCGACAACGCGATGCCCGCGGCCACTCAGGTCGCGGTCGCGAAGCACTGGGCCGCCGAGGGCGGTCAGCGGGTCGCGCACACCGCGCAGCACCTGCACGGCGGGGTCGGCGTCGACCGCGACTACCCGCTGCACCGCTACTTCCTGCTGGCGAAGTCCCTCGAGCTCTCCCTCGGTGGCGCGACCCGCAGCCTGGTGCGCCTCGGTGACCTGCTGGCCGACGACGACACGCTGGTGCCCGCCTAG
- a CDS encoding SDR family oxidoreductase: MTTVVTGSASGIGRAVRARLEAAGEQVLGVDLHDAEVVADLADPAARRAAVLQITRLAPVLRGAVTCAGLGPLPDRDPALLVSLNHFGTVDLLAGLRPLLAPGAAVVAVSSNSTTCQPGVPQRLVDACLAGDEGAAREVARGIATMDGVYPATKTAVAHWVRAQAPAWVADGVRLNAVAPGLVETAMTAEMRADGTVAPLLAAFPLPMGRGATADEIAAVVTWLLSDESAVVVGALLVCDGGTDALLRPRSVPPPWVL, translated from the coding sequence GTGACCACGGTCGTCACCGGCTCCGCGAGCGGCATCGGCAGGGCCGTGCGCGCCCGCCTCGAGGCGGCCGGCGAGCAGGTCCTCGGTGTCGACCTGCACGACGCCGAGGTGGTCGCTGACCTGGCCGACCCTGCCGCCCGACGCGCGGCGGTGCTGCAGATCACCCGACTGGCCCCGGTGCTGCGCGGGGCCGTGACGTGCGCCGGGCTGGGACCGCTACCCGACCGCGACCCAGCGCTGCTCGTGTCGCTGAACCACTTCGGGACCGTGGACCTGCTGGCCGGCCTGCGCCCCCTGCTCGCGCCCGGCGCCGCCGTCGTCGCAGTGTCGTCGAACTCCACGACCTGCCAGCCGGGGGTGCCGCAGCGGCTCGTCGACGCGTGCCTTGCCGGCGACGAGGGCGCAGCGCGGGAGGTGGCCCGGGGCATCGCCACGATGGACGGCGTCTACCCGGCGACGAAGACGGCCGTCGCCCACTGGGTCCGCGCGCAGGCGCCTGCCTGGGTGGCCGACGGCGTGCGCCTCAACGCCGTGGCGCCCGGACTGGTCGAGACGGCGATGACGGCCGAGATGCGGGCCGACGGCACGGTCGCGCCCCTGTTGGCGGCGTTCCCGCTGCCCATGGGTCGGGGAGCCACCGCCGACGAGATCGCTGCCGTCGTCACCTGGCTGCTGAGCGACGAGTCCGCCGTGGTCGTGGGCGCCCTGCTGGTCTGCGACGGCGGCACCGACGCGCTGCTGCGCCCGCGGTCCGTGCCACCGCCTTGGGTCCTCTAG
- a CDS encoding SDR family oxidoreductase, translated as MTGASAGIGSATALGLARRGASLALVGRDTARLEKVAQQCRDAGAPEVRTYVADFAELAQVRTLAASLLADHPRLDVLVNNAALVLQHREETVDGYEKVFAVNHLAPYLLTRLLQDRLVASAPSRVVVVASDAHTFGALEPDDYMSTRAFKPMKVYGRSKLANILFTRELARRLDGTGVTVNCLHPGFVSTSLARDNKIGVLFLKLAKPFIKSPADGAETTLQLACDPVEAHGEYFADGKPHRLKDYAKDPVTAARLWDDSAALVGRL; from the coding sequence GTGACCGGGGCGAGCGCGGGCATCGGCTCGGCGACCGCTCTCGGCCTGGCCCGGCGGGGCGCGTCCCTGGCGCTGGTCGGTCGCGACACCGCCCGGCTGGAGAAGGTCGCCCAGCAGTGCCGTGACGCCGGCGCGCCCGAGGTCCGGACCTACGTCGCCGACTTCGCCGAGCTCGCCCAGGTGCGCACCCTGGCCGCGTCGCTGCTCGCCGACCACCCGCGCCTCGACGTCCTGGTCAACAACGCCGCCCTCGTCCTGCAGCACCGGGAGGAGACGGTCGACGGCTACGAGAAGGTCTTCGCGGTCAACCACCTCGCGCCGTACCTCTTGACCCGGCTGCTGCAGGACCGGCTCGTCGCGAGCGCCCCGTCACGGGTGGTGGTCGTCGCCTCCGACGCGCACACCTTCGGCGCGCTCGAGCCCGACGACTACATGAGCACCCGCGCCTTCAAGCCGATGAAGGTCTACGGCCGCAGCAAGCTCGCCAACATCCTGTTCACCCGTGAGCTGGCCCGTCGGCTCGACGGCACCGGCGTGACCGTCAACTGCCTGCACCCCGGTTTCGTCTCGACCTCGCTCGCCCGCGACAACAAGATCGGCGTGCTGTTCCTGAAGCTCGCCAAGCCGTTCATCAAGTCCCCGGCCGACGGAGCGGAGACCACGCTTCAGCTGGCCTGCGACCCGGTGGAGGCCCACGGCGAGTACTTCGCCGACGGCAAGCCCCACCGGCTCAAGGACTACGCGAAGGACCCGGTGACGGCCGCGCGGCTGTGGGACGACAGCGCCGCACTGGTCGGCCGCCTGTGA